One segment of candidate division KSB1 bacterium DNA contains the following:
- a CDS encoding nickel-dependent hydrogenase large subunit produces the protein MARIVVDPITRIEGHLRIEAVVENGRIAEAYSSGTMVRGFEKILKGRDPRDAWAFTERACGVCTTVHALASVRTVEDALGITVPKNAELIRNLMCGAQYVQDHVVHFYHLHALDWVDVVSALSADPAATAKLAQSLSPWPKSSPGYFADLQKRLQTFVASGQLGIFANGYWGHPQYKLPPEVNLMAVAHYLEALEWQKEIVKVHTIFGGKNPHPNYLVGGVPCSINLDEVNAINTERLNHVAKLIADAIVFVEQVYLPDLLAIAGFYKDWAAIGGGLTNYLAYGEFPTRSYNQPDSFKFPRGAILNRNLNEVHEVNGRDREEIKEYISHSWYSYNNGDGAGLHPWDGETEFNFTGPKPPFQQLNVEGKYSWLKTPRWKDHAMEVGPLARLLVAYAKGVTEVREIVNDTLHRLAVPVTALFSTLGRTAARGLETRLVVHWMQEFYDELVANVKAGETRTFTDEKWDPATWPETCEGVGMSEAPRGALAHWIRIKDKKIDNYQLVVPSTWNASPKDHRGQRSAYEESLLGTPVANVDQPVEILRTIHSFDPCIACAVHLYDPAGRQVHRVKFY, from the coding sequence ATGGCACGCATTGTTGTTGACCCAATCACCCGCATCGAAGGGCATTTGCGCATCGAAGCCGTGGTGGAGAACGGTCGCATCGCCGAGGCCTACAGCTCCGGCACGATGGTGCGCGGCTTCGAGAAAATTTTGAAAGGCCGCGATCCGCGCGACGCCTGGGCCTTCACCGAACGCGCCTGCGGCGTGTGCACCACCGTGCATGCCCTCGCCAGCGTGCGCACCGTGGAAGATGCGCTCGGCATCACCGTTCCCAAAAACGCCGAGCTGATTCGCAATCTGATGTGCGGCGCGCAATATGTGCAGGATCATGTCGTGCATTTCTATCATCTCCATGCGCTGGACTGGGTGGATGTCGTGAGCGCGCTGTCCGCCGATCCCGCCGCCACCGCGAAGCTGGCGCAAAGCCTTTCCCCGTGGCCGAAAAGCTCGCCGGGTTACTTCGCCGACCTGCAAAAACGCCTGCAAACGTTTGTGGCCAGCGGCCAGCTCGGCATTTTCGCCAACGGCTATTGGGGCCATCCCCAGTACAAACTCCCGCCGGAGGTCAACCTGATGGCCGTGGCACACTACCTCGAAGCGCTGGAATGGCAGAAGGAAATCGTCAAGGTGCACACCATCTTCGGCGGCAAAAACCCGCATCCCAACTATCTCGTCGGCGGCGTGCCCTGTTCGATCAATCTCGATGAAGTCAATGCCATCAACACCGAGCGCTTGAATCATGTCGCCAAACTCATTGCCGATGCCATCGTCTTCGTCGAACAAGTTTATCTGCCCGATCTGCTGGCGATTGCCGGTTTTTACAAAGACTGGGCGGCCATTGGCGGCGGCTTGACCAACTATCTCGCCTACGGCGAGTTTCCCACGCGCAGCTACAACCAGCCCGACTCCTTCAAATTTCCACGCGGTGCCATCCTCAACCGCAATTTGAACGAAGTGCACGAGGTGAATGGCCGGGACAGGGAGGAGATCAAGGAGTACATTTCGCATTCGTGGTACAGTTACAACAACGGCGACGGCGCGGGTTTGCATCCCTGGGACGGCGAGACAGAATTCAACTTCACCGGCCCCAAGCCGCCGTTCCAGCAGCTCAATGTCGAGGGCAAGTATTCCTGGCTGAAAACGCCGCGCTGGAAAGATCATGCCATGGAAGTCGGACCACTCGCGCGCCTGCTGGTCGCCTATGCCAAAGGCGTGACCGAGGTGCGGGAGATCGTCAACGACACGTTGCACCGGCTCGCGGTGCCGGTCACCGCGCTGTTCTCCACGCTCGGACGCACCGCGGCACGCGGCCTGGAAACCAGGCTGGTTGTGCACTGGATGCAGGAGTTCTATGACGAACTGGTGGCCAATGTCAAAGCCGGTGAGACCCGCACCTTCACCGACGAGAAATGGGATCCCGCGACCTGGCCGGAAACCTGTGAAGGGGTGGGCATGAGTGAAGCGCCGCGCGGTGCTCTGGCACACTGGATTCGCATCAAGGACAAGAAGATCGACAATTATCAACTGGTGGTGCCCAGCACCTGGAATGCCTCCCCCAAGGATCATCGTGGACAGCGCTCGGCATATGAGGAATCGCTGCTCGGCACGCCGGTGGCCAATGTCGACCAGCCGGTGGAGATTCTCCGCACGATTCATTCCTTCGATCCGTGCATCGCGTGCGCCGTGCATCTCTATGATCCCGCCGGCCGGCAGGTTCACCGGGTGAAATTTTATTGA
- the cybH gene encoding Ni/Fe-hydrogenase, b-type cytochrome subunit: MATTSTGVAYRRVYVWQLPVRFYHWLNALCVAVLIVTGYLIGNPLAISYSTEAYQQYWFGTVRFVHFVAAFIFFFNFMVRIYWGFVGNQYARWENFIPFRKAQWREILEVLKVDVLQAKIKGLISIGHNALAGVTYFLSFLAFLFQSLTGFALYSSMSDSFFPRLFAWIVPLMGGDFAVRQWHHLFLWFFVVFIIVHMYLVFYHDYIEGRGTTSSMVGGWKFEREDVFREQ; encoded by the coding sequence ATGGCAACGACCTCAACCGGGGTGGCTTATCGCCGCGTCTACGTCTGGCAGCTCCCGGTGCGTTTCTATCACTGGCTCAATGCCCTGTGCGTTGCGGTGTTGATCGTCACCGGCTATCTGATCGGCAACCCGCTGGCCATTTCCTATTCCACCGAGGCCTACCAGCAGTATTGGTTCGGCACGGTGCGCTTCGTGCATTTCGTCGCCGCTTTCATCTTCTTTTTCAACTTCATGGTGCGCATCTACTGGGGCTTCGTTGGCAACCAATACGCGCGCTGGGAGAATTTCATCCCGTTCCGCAAGGCGCAATGGCGGGAGATCCTCGAAGTGCTGAAGGTGGATGTGCTGCAGGCGAAGATCAAGGGCCTGATCTCCATCGGCCACAACGCGCTTGCCGGCGTCACCTACTTTCTGTCGTTTCTCGCGTTTCTGTTTCAGTCACTCACCGGTTTTGCGCTGTATTCCAGCATGAGTGACTCGTTCTTTCCGCGGCTGTTTGCCTGGATTGTGCCGTTGATGGGGGGCGACTTTGCGGTGAGGCAGTGGCATCACCTGTTCCTGTGGTTTTTCGTGGTGTTCATCATCGTTCACATGTATCTGGTGTTCTACCACGATTACATCGAGGGCCGCGGCACCACTTCCTCGATGGTGGGAGGATGGAAGTTTGAGCGGGAGGACGTGTTCCGTGAACAATAA